In one window of Musa acuminata AAA Group cultivar baxijiao chromosome BXJ3-2, Cavendish_Baxijiao_AAA, whole genome shotgun sequence DNA:
- the LOC135631881 gene encoding GDSL esterase/lipase At5g03810-like isoform X2 — translation MLLTLHFVSAPLISNFSTSSSPPVISAPPPALGEEEEKNKCSAAMVPILVAAVQVLAGLVGVSEGQGLVPGVIIFGDSTVDVGNNNHLLSLVKANFPPYGRDFPHHSPTGRFCNGKLVTDFVVEVLGFTTHPPAYLSKEATGNNLLNGANFASASSGYLDATASLYQAVSLTRQLRYFGQYQAKVKSIAGKATATALIADSIYVLSAGSSDFLQNYYINPLLRAIYSPDQFSGLLLQSFTTFVQELHDMGARRIGVTSLPPIGCLPAAITLFGGGDGDACVARLNDDAVAFNEKLDAAARALKRNHADLKLVVFDVYGPLLKLIRNPADGGFLEARRACCGTGTIETSLLCNAASPGTCGNATGYVFWDSFHPSEAANSVLADALIIQGIDLIF, via the exons ATGCTCCTCACACTCCACTTCGTAAGTGCCCCACTCATCTCTAACTTTTCCACCTCCTCATCGCCCCCCGTCATCTCCGCGCCACCACCGGCGCTtggcgaggaagaagagaagaacaagtGCAGTGCAGCCATGGTTCCGATTCTGGTAGCTGCTGTTCAAGTGTTGGCCGGGCTGGTGGGGGTGTCAGAAGGGCAGGGGCTGGTCCCTGGTGTCATCATCTTCGGCGACTCGACCGTCGACGTCGGCAACAACAACCACCTCCTCAGTCTCGTCAAGGCCAACTTCCCCCCCTACGGCAGAGACTTTCCCCACCACTCACCAACCGGAAGGTTTTGCAATGGCAAGCTTGTCACCGACTTTGTTG TCGAGGTCCTTGGATTCACGACACACCCACCGGCCTATCTCAGCAAGGAGGCTACAGGAAACAACCTCTTGAACGGTGCCAACTTCGCATCTGCGTCTTCTGGATACTTGGATGCTACAGCAAGTCTCTAT CAAGCAGTCTCTCTGACACGGCAGCTGCGATACTTCGGGCAGTACCAGGCGAAGGTGAAGAGCATCGCGGGGAAGGCGACCGCGACGGCGCTGATCGCGGATTCCATCTACGTGCTGAGCGCCGGAAGCAGCGACTTCCTTCAGAACTACTACATCAATCCCTTGCTCCGTGCGATTTATAGCCCGGATCAGTTCTCCGGCTTGCTGCTGCAGTCTTTTACCACCTTTGTTCAG GAGCTGCACGACATGGGAGCAAGACGGATCGGGGTCACGTCGCTGCCACCGATCGGCTGTCTTCCTGCGGCCATCACGCTgttcggcggcggcgacggcgacgCCTGCGTGGCGCGACTCAACGACGATGCGGTGGCCTTCAACGAGAAACTCGACGCAGCAGCTCGGGCCCTCAAAAGGAACCACGCCGACCTGAAGCTGGTCGTCTTCGACGTCTACGGCCCTCTGCTGAAGCTGATCCGCAACCCCGCAGACGGTG GTTTCTTGGAAGCACGGAGGGCGTGCTGCGGGACGGGGACGATCGAGACGTCGCTGCTGTGCAATGCAGCGTCCCCGGGAACATGCGGCAACGCCACGGGGTACGTGTTCTGGGACAGCTTCCATCCCTCGGAGGCGGCGAACAGCGTGTTGGCCGACGCCCTTATCATCCAAGGCATCGATCTCATCTTCTAA
- the LOC135585775 gene encoding peptidyl-prolyl cis-trans isomerase FKBP16-4, chloroplastic-like isoform X2 — translation MELSLHLLLLPTSPSLYTARFAARRFPKRRPFVSFTCRCSRDTPARPEETSAVSPDGRRWFLGFLLASASGLNFCGDAESVSSSRRALRSAKVPETEYTTLPNGLKYYDIKVGGGPKAVKGSRVTLHYVAKWKGITFMTSRQGLGVTGGTPYAFDVGQSERGAVLKGLDLGVEGMRVGGQRLLIVPPELAYGSKGVQEIPPNATIEF, via the exons ATGGAGCTctccctccacctcctcctcctccctacgAGTCCCTCTCTGTACACCG CGAGATTCGCGGCGAGGAGGTTTCCCAAGAGGCGGCCGTTCGTCTCCTTTACGTGCCGCTGCTCGAGGGATACGCCTGCGCGGCCGGAAGAAACCAGTGCTGTCTCTCCCGACGGGAGGAGGTGGTTCTTGGGCTTTCTCCTCGCTTCTG CTTCCGGACTCAATTTTTGTGGCGATGCTGAATCTGTATCCTCCAGCAGGAGAGCT CTTAGATCGGCAAAGGTTCCTGAGACCGAATATACTACTCTACCAAATGGCCTCAA GTACTATGATATAAAGGTTGGAGGTGGACCTAAAGCTGTGAAAGGATCACGAGTCACT TTACATTATGTCGCCAAATGGAAGGGCATAACATTTATGACGAGTAGGCAAGGGCTTGGTGTCACTGGTGGAACG CCCTATGCTTTTGATGTTGGTCAATCTGAGAGAGGAGCTGTCCTGAAAGGTTTAGATTTGGGGGTCGAAGGAATGAGAGTGGGAGGCCAG AGATTGTTGATAGTTCCTCCTGAGCTGGCTTATGGAAGTAAAGGAGTCCAAGAGATCCCTCCAAATGCGACAATTGAG TTCTAG
- the LOC135630911 gene encoding exonuclease 1-like has product MGIQGLLPLLKSIMAPIHVEELRGQTVAVDAYSWLHKGAFSCATQLCKGLPTSKHIDYCMHRVNLLKHHGVKPILVFDGGILPMKIEQETKRSRTRKENLARAMEHETLGNSSAAYECYQKAVDISPLVAFELIQVLKQEHVDYIVAPYEADAQMTFLSINSLVDAVITEDSDLIPFGCSRIIFKMDKFGQGVEFQSLRLGKNKELDLTGFTNRMLLEMCIFSGCDYLPSLPGMGLKRAHALVKRLKSYDKVIKHLRYSAVSIPPLFEESFGKAIWAFQHQRVYDPAKEDIVHLTDIPHGVFEDLDFLGPWLPQGIAKEIAQGDIDPLTKMPFQGKDTCRQLMLGRNCLEKESVPSSGRKKLDLPVQKNLLTNYFCLASLEARRKFRAPKVMPKELVVMDSDSPSSEKYDSESLGSAEEVTCINNHAARAPVNASTTNDSLPAEDCVGDTTKMEDKSTNHSQKVSRLPLNSDLKDLQCSSLLPELKNETCKPFLTSHKEYDFKLQMVDVDVTTKSTKRKVIVKSSYFRHKLSDDNDPENQNDGTNVNNENYDCTSCDCPVPNGASCGNACLKSGMKKRKPVNISDKQLGDLGSKNARTTSTYFEEDSEASDSSNKGKEMQENGKFGCNISHLNNYTGIAEKSMEKFVALISSYRYTSSGSRASGLRAPLKDVQNTCSSRRTVAPININKFAYSSKK; this is encoded by the exons GCATATCGACTATTGTATGCATAGAGTAAATTTGTTGAAGCATCATGGTGTCAAACCTATTCTTGTTTTTGATGGTGGTATTCTACCGATGAAGATTGAACAAGAGACCAAGCGTTCAAG GACCAGGAAGGAAAATCTTGCACGAGCAATGGAACATGAGACATTGGGTAATTCTTCTGCTGCTTATGAGTGCTACCAAAAAGCTGTTGATATTTCACCTTTGGTTGCATTTGAACTAATCCag GTTTTGAAACAAGAACATGTTGATTACATTGTGGCACCTTATGAAGCTGATGCTCAGATGACATTCTTGTCCATAAATAGCCTTGTTGATGCTGTCATCACTGAAGACTCAGACTTGATACCCTTTGGTTGTTCAAGA ATTATCTTCAAAATGGACAAATTTGGCCAGGGagtcgagtttcaaagtttacgtTTGGGAAAAAATAAGGAGCTTGATTTAACCGGATTCACCAATCGGATGCTACTTGAGATGTGCATTTTTAGTGGTTGTGACTATCTACCATCACTGCCTGGCATGGGCTTGAAAAGGGCCCATGCACTCGTCAAGAGGCTTAAGAGCTACGATAAG GTAATTAAGCACTTAAGGTATAGTGCTGTTTCTATCCCACCACTTTTTGAGGAATCATTCGGAAAAGCGATCTGGGCATTTCAGCATCAGAGAGTTTATGATCCGGCAAAAGAAGACATTGTTCATTTGACGGACATACCTCATGGTGTTTTTGAAGATTTGGATTTTCTGGGCCC ATGGTTACCACAAGGTATAGCTAAGGAAATAGCACAAGGAGACATTGATCCATTAACGAAGATGCCATTCCAG GGAAAGGACACATGCAGACAATTGATGCTTGGTAGAAATTGCTTAGAAAAAGAATCTGTACCATCAAGTGGAAGGAAAAAGCTAGATTTGCCTGTCCAGAAAAATTTATTGACCAATTACTTCT GTCTAGCGTCACTTGAAGCAAGACGGAAATTCAGAGCCCCCAAAGTCATGCCAAAAGAGTTGGTGGTGATGGACTCTGATTCTCCAAGTTCAGAAAAATATGATTCTGAATCACTTGGTTCAGCAGAAGAGGTTACTTGTATCAATAATCATGCAGCACGTGCCCCAGTCAATGCAAGCACTACTAATGATAGTCTGCCCGCAGAGGATTgtgtaggagatacaacaaaa atGGAAGATAAGTCTACCAATCACAGCCAGAAAGTTAGCAGGCTACCTTTGAATA GTGACCTTAAGGATCTGCAATGTTCTTCCTTATTGCCAGAGCTGAAGAATGAAACATGTAAACCATTTTTGACATCACACAAGGAATATGACTTTAAACTTCAAATGGTGGATGTCGATGTCACGACAAAGTCGACAAAAAGAAAAGTCATCGTCAAGAGCTCATATTTTAGGCATAAACTATCGGATGACAATGATCCTGAGAACCAAAATGATGGCACCAATGTGAATAATGAAAATTACGATTGCACTTCTTGTGATTGTCCTGTGCCTAATGGTGCATCATGTGGAAATGCATGTCTAAAAAGTGGCATGAAGAAAAGAAAGCCAGTCAATATCAGTGACAAGCAACTG GGAGATCTAGGATCGAAGAATGCACGGACAACTTCAACTTATTTTGAAGAAG ATAGCGAAGCTTCTGATTCGAGCAACAAAGGCAAAGAGATGCAGGAGAACGGAAAATTTGGATGCAATATTTCGCACCTGAACAACTACACTGGTATAGCAGAGAAATCAATGGAAAAATTTGTTGCGCTCATTTCGTCCTACAGATACACTTCATCAGGTTCACGTGCAAGTGGCCTTCGTGCCCCGCTAAAAGATGTACAAAATACATGTTCTTCAAG GCGGACTGTTGCACCCATCAACATCAACAAATTTGCATATTCATCCAAAAAATAA
- the LOC135631882 gene encoding small heat shock protein, chloroplastic-like — translation MASATTLPGLVLRPSPLLSGQALRRKQRQPSTVAFPFPSPSCRRRLSVSASAAPQSKETSSSIDVHVNKDAKAGNGAAIEQRRRRSGFDVSPFGLVDAVSPMRTMKMMLDTMDRLFEDAMSFPGSSTGEMRPPWEIKEEDNEITMRFDVPGLSKEEVKVSVEDDVLVIKGEHKEQEATAEGEESKWRGWSSSSYDSRFLLPDNCDKEKVKAELKNGVLLVVIPKTKTDRKVIDVEIQ, via the exons ATGGCCTCAGCGACTACCTTACCAGGCCTTGTCCTACGCCCTTCTCCTCTGCTTTCCGGGCAAGCGTTGCGCCGGAAGCAGCGCCAGCCTTCCACAGTAGCATTTCCATTTCCATCGCCTTCTTGCCGTCGCCGGCTCTCGGTATCGGCCTCCGCGGCGCCGCAGAGCAAGGagacctcctcctccatcgaCGTGCACGTCAACAAGGACGCTAAAGCCGGGAACGGCGCCGCCATAGAGCAGCGGCGTCGCCGGTCGGGCTTCGACGTCTCGCCTTTTG GTTTGGTTGATGCTGTGTCGCCCATGAGGACAATGAAGATGATGCTGGACACGATGGACCGGCTGTTCGAGGACGCGATGTCCTTCCCCGGGAGCAGCACGGGGGAGATGAGGCCGCCGTGGGAGATAAAGGAGGAGGACAACGAGATCACGATGAGGTTCGACGTGCCGGGGCTGTCGAAGGAAGAGGTGAAGGTGTCGGTGGAGGACGACGTACTGGTGATCAAGGGGGAGCACAAGGAGCAGGAGGCAACGGCGGAAGGGGAGGAGTCCAAGTGGAGAGGTTGGAGCTCCAGCTCCTACGACTCCCGGTTCCTTCTCCCCGACAACTGTGACAAGGAGAAGGTGAAGGCTGAGCTCAAGAACGGGGTGCTGCTGGTCGTTATCCCCAAGACGAAGACGGATCGCAAGGTCATAGACGTTGAGATCCAGTGA
- the LOC135585775 gene encoding peptidyl-prolyl cis-trans isomerase FKBP16-4, chloroplastic-like isoform X1: MELSLHLLLLPTSPSLYTARFAARRFPKRRPFVSFTCRCSRDTPARPEETSAVSPDGRRWFLGFLLASASGLNFCGDAESVSSSRRALRSAKVPETEYTTLPNGLKYYDIKVGGGPKAVKGSRVTLHYVAKWKGITFMTSRQGLGVTGGTPYAFDVGQSERGAVLKGLDLGVEGMRVGGQRLLIVPPELAYGSKGVQEIPPNATIELDVELLAIKQSPFGSGVKLVEG, from the exons ATGGAGCTctccctccacctcctcctcctccctacgAGTCCCTCTCTGTACACCG CGAGATTCGCGGCGAGGAGGTTTCCCAAGAGGCGGCCGTTCGTCTCCTTTACGTGCCGCTGCTCGAGGGATACGCCTGCGCGGCCGGAAGAAACCAGTGCTGTCTCTCCCGACGGGAGGAGGTGGTTCTTGGGCTTTCTCCTCGCTTCTG CTTCCGGACTCAATTTTTGTGGCGATGCTGAATCTGTATCCTCCAGCAGGAGAGCT CTTAGATCGGCAAAGGTTCCTGAGACCGAATATACTACTCTACCAAATGGCCTCAA GTACTATGATATAAAGGTTGGAGGTGGACCTAAAGCTGTGAAAGGATCACGAGTCACT TTACATTATGTCGCCAAATGGAAGGGCATAACATTTATGACGAGTAGGCAAGGGCTTGGTGTCACTGGTGGAACG CCCTATGCTTTTGATGTTGGTCAATCTGAGAGAGGAGCTGTCCTGAAAGGTTTAGATTTGGGGGTCGAAGGAATGAGAGTGGGAGGCCAG AGATTGTTGATAGTTCCTCCTGAGCTGGCTTATGGAAGTAAAGGAGTCCAAGAGATCCCTCCAAATGCGACAATTGAG TTGGATGTTGAACTACTGGCTATCAAGCAAAGTCCATTTGG GTCGGGTGTGAAGCTTGTTGAAGGCTGA
- the LOC135631881 gene encoding GDSL esterase/lipase At5g03810-like isoform X1 produces MLLTLHFVSAPLISNFSTSSSPPVISAPPPALGEEEEKNKCSAAMVPILVAAVQVLAGLVGVSEGQGLVPGVIIFGDSTVDVGNNNHLLSLVKANFPPYGRDFPHHSPTGRFCNGKLVTDFVVEVLGFTTHPPAYLSKEATGNNLLNGANFASASSGYLDATASLYQAVSLTRQLRYFGQYQAKVKSIAGKATATALIADSIYVLSAGSSDFLQNYYINPLLRAIYSPDQFSGLLLQSFTTFVQELHDMGARRIGVTSLPPIGCLPAAITLFGGGDGDACVARLNDDAVAFNEKLDAAARALKRNHADLKLVVFDVYGPLLKLIRNPADGVVDGKGFLEARRACCGTGTIETSLLCNAASPGTCGNATGYVFWDSFHPSEAANSVLADALIIQGIDLIF; encoded by the exons ATGCTCCTCACACTCCACTTCGTAAGTGCCCCACTCATCTCTAACTTTTCCACCTCCTCATCGCCCCCCGTCATCTCCGCGCCACCACCGGCGCTtggcgaggaagaagagaagaacaagtGCAGTGCAGCCATGGTTCCGATTCTGGTAGCTGCTGTTCAAGTGTTGGCCGGGCTGGTGGGGGTGTCAGAAGGGCAGGGGCTGGTCCCTGGTGTCATCATCTTCGGCGACTCGACCGTCGACGTCGGCAACAACAACCACCTCCTCAGTCTCGTCAAGGCCAACTTCCCCCCCTACGGCAGAGACTTTCCCCACCACTCACCAACCGGAAGGTTTTGCAATGGCAAGCTTGTCACCGACTTTGTTG TCGAGGTCCTTGGATTCACGACACACCCACCGGCCTATCTCAGCAAGGAGGCTACAGGAAACAACCTCTTGAACGGTGCCAACTTCGCATCTGCGTCTTCTGGATACTTGGATGCTACAGCAAGTCTCTAT CAAGCAGTCTCTCTGACACGGCAGCTGCGATACTTCGGGCAGTACCAGGCGAAGGTGAAGAGCATCGCGGGGAAGGCGACCGCGACGGCGCTGATCGCGGATTCCATCTACGTGCTGAGCGCCGGAAGCAGCGACTTCCTTCAGAACTACTACATCAATCCCTTGCTCCGTGCGATTTATAGCCCGGATCAGTTCTCCGGCTTGCTGCTGCAGTCTTTTACCACCTTTGTTCAG GAGCTGCACGACATGGGAGCAAGACGGATCGGGGTCACGTCGCTGCCACCGATCGGCTGTCTTCCTGCGGCCATCACGCTgttcggcggcggcgacggcgacgCCTGCGTGGCGCGACTCAACGACGATGCGGTGGCCTTCAACGAGAAACTCGACGCAGCAGCTCGGGCCCTCAAAAGGAACCACGCCGACCTGAAGCTGGTCGTCTTCGACGTCTACGGCCCTCTGCTGAAGCTGATCCGCAACCCCGCAGACGGTG TTGTGGATGGCAAAGGTTTCTTGGAAGCACGGAGGGCGTGCTGCGGGACGGGGACGATCGAGACGTCGCTGCTGTGCAATGCAGCGTCCCCGGGAACATGCGGCAACGCCACGGGGTACGTGTTCTGGGACAGCTTCCATCCCTCGGAGGCGGCGAACAGCGTGTTGGCCGACGCCCTTATCATCCAAGGCATCGATCTCATCTTCTAA